A single Lactuca sativa cultivar Salinas chromosome 8, Lsat_Salinas_v11, whole genome shotgun sequence DNA region contains:
- the LOC111911325 gene encoding uncharacterized protein LOC111911325 isoform X2 → MALMNYTTSRVCIHPKYSFLIPHKTKQIFPLNFSSVTVAALSEKGTDGSIGEDDRRNSSASPSARTQIDLLDQLSASTSSSGYTSDGNYVELTLREKLIELVGDRDDDFTLRLGKKLKVPKLLTVSQKRNIKRQAYLNEVSRRNDTNFFAIIGAFVLLPPLIILGVAIATGYVQLFP, encoded by the exons ATGGCATTAATGAACTACACTACTTCCAGGGTCTGTATTCATCCCAAGTATTCATTTCTCATCCCTCACAAAACTAAACAAATCTTCCCCTTAAATTTCTCATCTGTAACGGTGGCTGCTCTCTCGGAAAAGGGTACAGACGGAAGCATCGGGGAGGACGATCGTCGTAACAGTTCAG CTTCACCTTCTGCTCGAACACAGATCGATCTCTTGGATCAACTCAGCGCAAGTACATCTTCTAGTG GTTACACAAGTGATGGAAACTATGTAGAACTTACACTCCGTGAAAAGCTCATTGAGTTGGTAGGTGATCGGGATGACGATTTTACCCTCCGATTGGGGAAAAAGTTAAAAGTGCCAAAGCTTTTAACCGTGTCACAAAAGAGAAATATAAAAAGGCAAGCTTATTTAAATGAAGTGTCACGAAGAAACGATACAAATTTCTTTGCGATCATTGGAGCATTTGTGCTTTTGCCTCCTTTAATCATATTAGGTGTTGCGATTGCAACGGGTTATGTACAACTTTTTCCTTGA
- the LOC111911325 gene encoding uncharacterized protein LOC111911325 isoform X1, which yields MALMNYTTSRVCIHPKYSFLIPHKTKQIFPLNFSSVTVAALSEKGTDGSIGEDDRRNSSAASPSARTQIDLLDQLSASTSSSGYTSDGNYVELTLREKLIELVGDRDDDFTLRLGKKLKVPKLLTVSQKRNIKRQAYLNEVSRRNDTNFFAIIGAFVLLPPLIILGVAIATGYVQLFP from the exons ATGGCATTAATGAACTACACTACTTCCAGGGTCTGTATTCATCCCAAGTATTCATTTCTCATCCCTCACAAAACTAAACAAATCTTCCCCTTAAATTTCTCATCTGTAACGGTGGCTGCTCTCTCGGAAAAGGGTACAGACGGAAGCATCGGGGAGGACGATCGTCGTAACAGTTCAG CAGCTTCACCTTCTGCTCGAACACAGATCGATCTCTTGGATCAACTCAGCGCAAGTACATCTTCTAGTG GTTACACAAGTGATGGAAACTATGTAGAACTTACACTCCGTGAAAAGCTCATTGAGTTGGTAGGTGATCGGGATGACGATTTTACCCTCCGATTGGGGAAAAAGTTAAAAGTGCCAAAGCTTTTAACCGTGTCACAAAAGAGAAATATAAAAAGGCAAGCTTATTTAAATGAAGTGTCACGAAGAAACGATACAAATTTCTTTGCGATCATTGGAGCATTTGTGCTTTTGCCTCCTTTAATCATATTAGGTGTTGCGATTGCAACGGGTTATGTACAACTTTTTCCTTGA